One region of Ananas comosus cultivar F153 linkage group 9, ASM154086v1, whole genome shotgun sequence genomic DNA includes:
- the LOC109715160 gene encoding inactive poly [ADP-ribose] polymerase RCD1-like: MGKTNLDTLGNCVTNVFNLKRKRDSVADRILCSSCYKKVCETNPNPNCHQTRHIVKSYQNFMTSGLPQRILFYQNGAWMDFPERIISSVRSDFQSKKAITEAVYENQQLLLDFVHMICIYLETGLKKPIGWIDQNGKCFFPELHSDVYASDGYNCTNKEKHRKTNFCEEMSVSEAESSNSEPNDEVISNVKRVRSEEGSKTNWELHTEGKETVGEYESSSVFSSFMVSLGQAGGPAVGCAVQNMLLKGLGPLFDAKDIIGIYRIPLFDKLGQVRFHRFQKQVERTKNLRGNANVRYAWLSSSRDAVEDLMLRGVFHIRNSLCWPDFGIGTHLAPANCSNVCTGYSDVDENGIMRMMLCHVIMGNAEAIPAGSKQFQPSNKNFDSGVDDLQNPKHYVVWEMNVNTHIYPEYVVTIKVPSKAKDSLAVNKSTSNESGVTSSTFPHSLLQDGGIRTHPAFPNQSQNPVFSGAPRVPTSPWMPFSMLFAAISTKVSPQDMDLVNTHYGEFKRKKISRIDLVKKLREIVGDKLLISTIMRLQHKMPPMAGPDLPRSCIANR; encoded by the exons atggGAAAAACAAATTTAGATACATTGGGTAACTGTGTGACTAATGTGTTCAATCTTAAGAGGAAGCGAGACTCTGTTGCAGATCGAATTCTCTGCAGCTCCTGTTACAAGAAAGTGTGTGaaactaaccctaaccctaattgtCATCAGACTAGACACATAGTGAAAAGCTATCAGAATTTTATGACCAGTGGGTTGCCTCAGCGCATACTATTTTATCAGAATGGTGCATGGATGGATTTTCCAGAGCGCATCATCAGCTCTGTGCGAAGTGATTTCCAATCAAAGAAAGCAATTACTGAAGCAGTGTACGAAAACCAGCAATTACTGTTGGACTTTGTGCACATGATTTGCATATATTTGGAAACAGGTCTAAAAAAGCCAATTGGATGGATTGATCAAAATGGTAAATGTTTCTTTCCAGAATTGCATTCTGATGTTTATGCATCAGATGGATATAACTGTACTAATAAAGAGAAACATCGTAAAACTAATTTCTGTGAGGAGATGTCTGTTAGTGAAGCTGAAAGCTCAAACTCAGAACCAAACGATGAAGTAATTTCCAATGTTAAACGGGTTAGGAGTGAAGAAGGTTCCAAAACTAACTGGGAGCTACATACTGAAGGGAAAGAAACAGTGGGAGAATATGAATCTAGTTCtgttttttcctcttttatggTTTCTCTTGGACAAGCTGGTGGTCCAGCTGTTGGCTGTGCTGTGCAGAACATGTTGCTCAAGGGATTGGGCCCGCTGTTTGATGCAAAGGACATAATTGGAATTTACAGAATCCCGTTGTTTGATAAATTGGGCCAAGTTCGCTTTCATCGTTTCCAGAAACAGGTGGAGCGTACTAAAAATCTCCGTGGCAATGCAAATGTCCGTTATGCCTGGCTTTCTTCTTCTAGAGATGCTGTTGAGGACTTGATGTTGCGGGGTGTGTTCCACATTAGGAACTCTTTGTGTTGGCCTGATTTTGGCATTGGCACTCATCTTGCTCCAGCAAACTGCTCCAATGTTtg TACTGGTTATTCTGATGTTGACGAAAATGGCATTATGCGAATGATGCTGTGCCACGTTATAATGGGCAATGCGGAAGCCATTCCTGCTGGATCTAAACAGTTCCAACCCAGTaacaaaaattttgatagtGGTGTAGATGATCTTCAAAACCCGAAACATTATGTTGTATGGGAGATGAATGTGAACACTCACATATATCCAGAATATGTCGTAACCATCAAAGTGCCTTCGAAAGCTAAAG ATAGTCTGGCTGTCAACAAAAGCACTTCTAATGAGTCTGGGGTCACAAGTTCTACTTTTCCTCATAGCCTATTGCAG GATGGGGGTATTCGGACACATCCAGCTTTCCCAAATCAATCTCAGAATCCTGTGTTTAGTGGAGCTCCAAGGGTTCCTACTTCACCCTGGATGCCTTTCTCGATGTTATTTGCTGCAATCTCAACAAAAGTTTCTCCTCAAGACATGGACTTGGTTAACACTCATTACGGAGAATTCAAG AGAAAAAAGATAAGTCGGATTGACCTGGTGAAGAAGTTGAGAGAGATAGTTGGTGACAAACTGTTGATTTCAACAATTATGAGGCTTCAGCACAAG ATGCCACCGATGGCGGGACCTGATCTTCCAAGATCCTGCATAGCCAATCGTTGA